In a single window of the Acipenser ruthenus chromosome 20, fAciRut3.2 maternal haplotype, whole genome shotgun sequence genome:
- the LOC117425946 gene encoding adhesion G-protein coupled receptor G5-like — protein sequence MCSVTLGRICTFLLFACFLNDGRCERAFRFCGVRKHSNETQKLQLNVTRGCSDLSISSNADTLFIGGELTISCVNTSSISLPQGSGLETSFCVYWDGFLDLLRLEYNTTRNFTLCGPSTPQTTCCTDLSLNNNSGSKDVGIFKGSVRGDIIEENAQEFYIFRGESNRCDVAVCKDLLNTSNGQTAMKSGRGDELERLLMQSKFTRDMQDFELPCGIQAAVFKLGPDFKGNTVVRREGRFPGINKPPSVYIPPTLLGNKTRARKTPKIICLFHNNNSLFQDKNSVILNGDVVGVTVENEVIADLVEPVIFTFFHKKQPENMTRTCVFWDGLPHEGKMFWNESGCKTLKSDTQTACHCDHLTYFAVLLQISNKPVHNLEAQTNITYIGCGISALCCVLTIGLFLCQRKCTSDKSSLIHMNLAVALLLLNVSFLLNMTLASLCNEGVCLLLALMLHYSLLCSFTWMGIEAYNVYRLLCQVFRTYTSLYMLKLCLVGFVLPAAFVCGFASRGAYGLYRITSSTGTETTMCWILHPLVHYIANVGYFVVIFLFGISMLVVTVVRIRHTEKHKCTPERSSWKLVSSVLMLTCLFGTTWGLNFFSFTFTGQLLSTILNSLQGFCLCVRYFLMRPKQGTSGSRLSKFWLGSLRNTSSSNAAESKSLNS from the exons ATGTGCTCAGTCACATTGGGACGGATTTGTACATTTCTGCTTTTTGCTTGCTTTCTGAATGACG GGAGATGCGAAAGAGCCTTCCGATTCTGCGGTGTTAGAAAGCACAGCAATGAGACTCAGAAGCTCCAGCTGAACGTGACGCGAGGCTGCAGTGATCTGAGCATCTCAAGCAACGCGGATACCCTGTTCATCGGAGGAGAGCTCACTATCAGCTGTGTGAACACATCCAGCATCAGCCTGCCCCAGGGCTCAGGACTGGAGACTTCTTTCTGTGTGTACTGGGACGGGTTCCTGGACTTACTGCGGCTCGAATACAACACAACTAGAAATTTTACTCTCTGTGGTCCTTCGACTCCGCAGACCACTTGTTGCACCGACTTATCCTTAAACAATAATAGTGGCAGTAAAGATGTAGGCATTTTCAAAGGAAGTGTACGTGGAGATATTATTGAAGAGAATGCCCAGGAGTTCTATATCTTCAGAGGGGAAAGCAATCGATGTG ACGTAGCGGTGTGTAAAGACCTGTTAAACACCAGTAATGGACAAACAGCTATGAAATCGGGGCGAGGTGATGA GTTGGAGAGGTTACTGATGCAGTCAAAGTTCACGAGAGACATGCAGGACTTCGAACTGCCCTGTGGAATCCAAGCCGCAGTCTTTAAATTGGGACCTGATTTTAAGGGCAACACCGTGGTACGACGG GAAGGCAGGTTCCCTGGCATCAACAAGCCCCCCTCCGTGTACATCCCTCCCACTCTGCTGGGAAACAAAACCAGGGCACGGAAAACACCAAAAATTATCTGTTTGTTTCATAACAACAACAGCCTTTTCCAG GACAAAAACAGCGTGATTTTAAACGGGGATGTCGTTGGAGTGACGGTTGAAAACGAAGTCATCGCTGACCTTGTTGAGCCAGTGATTTTTACCTTTTTTCACAAGAAGCAGCCA GAGAATATGACGAGAACATGTGTTTTCTGGGATGGGCTGCCACATG AAGGCAAAATGTTTTGGAATGAATCGGGTTGTAAAACTTTGAAGAGTGACACTCAAACTGCATGTCATTGCGATCACTTGACCTATTTTGCAGTGCTGTTG caAATTTCCAATAAGCCTGTGCACAATCTGGAAGCACAGACAAACATCACCTACATCGGATGTGGGATCTCTGCCTTGTGCTGCGTTCTCACTATCGGGCTGTTTTTGTGTCAGAG GAAATGTACTTCTGACAAATCCAGCTTGATCCACATGAACCTAGCCGTGGCTCTGCTCCTGCTGAACGTCAGCTTTCTTTTAAATATGACTCTGGCTTCTCTGTGTAATGAAGGAGTGTGCCTCTTGCTGGCCCTCATGCTGCATTACTCCCTGCTCTGCTCCTTCACCTGGATGGGAATCGAAGCCTACAATGTCTACAGGCTGCTGTGTCAGGTGTTTCGCACATACACGAGTCTATACATGCTCAAGCTCTGCCTTGTGGGCTTTG TGCTCCCTGCTGCTTTTGTGTGTGGATTTGCTTCAAGAGGTGCTTATGGTTTGTATCGCATCACATCCTCAACAGGCACTGAAACAACAAT GTGCTGGATACTGCATCCGCTGGTCCATTACATCGCAAACGTTGGGTACTTTGTTGTGATTTTCCTCTTCGGTATCTCCATGTTGGTGGTTACAGTCGTCAGGATCAGACATACAGAGAAACACAAATGCACTCCAGAGAGGAGTTCCTGGAAGCTGGTCTCCTCGGTGCTGATGCTCACCTGTCTGTTTGGAACCACCTGGGGGCTGAATTTCTTCTCCTTCACCTTTACTGGACAGCTGTTATCCACCATCCTAAACTCCCTGCAAG GTTTCTGCCTTTGTGTGCGTTACTTTCTCATGAGACCCAAACAAGGCACCAGTGGATCCAGGTTAAGCAAGTTTTGGTTGGGTTCATTGAGAAACACTTCATCCAGTAATGCTGCAGAATCTAAATCACTGAACTCTTAG